In Strigops habroptila isolate Jane chromosome 4, bStrHab1.2.pri, whole genome shotgun sequence, a single genomic region encodes these proteins:
- the QRICH2 gene encoding glutamine-rich protein 2 isoform X1, protein MALLSLTQLLDAAIGTPDVAAVNFRALRNLLQAMLGHLGLQDRSARGLEQPAKRDRARTPGAGQQPQEPGEQLPAKEPLQDTTSGSQADVAADERQLTEKVETEESSSSEDTSVYQDLVEEISQMKEAQSHMQEEICMIREALGLGNLQDAANRLPGICDLRTLASDVQMLKERLGLYPAPEEVNNMVHWEVLEDCLVGSKGEQGRDGGRPRGGQEGGQAAPTKPPTSDVDTAHGATSVLGLKDSGTALTAPKQQARVPSDQRRDASTTAKMQAVSQDTQTTTLGTQPTQPESTGTQTTTLGTQPESTSAETTISGEQPSTQLAQAGPLTAGTLLPTAQGFEIPLGTDCRAMSHSQELALPSGSSSAYDNAYKCYMETVEALQQIGQLRHLYAALNEQVAQLEATKSDRTELEKLRLLLQEGGQETIANMLGDLQGQVSSLQGLARDLQGLARDLQGLARDLQGEKGKIRKLENAVGKLEAARASWQMDRSNQLGLPLGSTPQEVKWDLKDLAEQQQISKAALDQLVTETAEEEQEQLEKLRVMKSTGQEEAVCPICSSDTSTRLGKLLRRYEKLQEVVDSLMSSRKMGNVVRQLPGRSQQDQEVLKRIQAAILQVQGEYEKLSSVTGNLLDDSRQQQKDIEGLFQSMERLEKEKADKEDLELGMDEKADKGALASKVSRAQFEASLELLNERNQEVLSRVTGQEQGLHEIQQQLREEMASKLDRLELGPFQQQLDEHWKSSLEQLKETTPPVEADDAAGIRKQLLADFQCLSCDRQLSMRVPGSPIPPIPPLPPLVPHITGQSHPVLRMEQTQRERMAACRYPTVPRQCGGQHTVTHPLQRSLRLQPVQPSTPQALQPSTLLPSKHDNKLELLGQDSRWADPCPSAPGTTAPLEHRSASSHGHLVQVQRPLPSLQARRMDAATRQPGRTGGHRLNLSAPAPQQAKK, encoded by the exons ATGGCTCTACTCAGTTTGACCCAGCTGCTGGACGCCGCCATCGGGACGCCCGATGTCGCGGCCGTGAACTTCAGAGCGCTGCGCAACCTGCTGCAGGCCATGCTGGGGCACCTGGGCCTGCAGGACCGCTCCGcccggggcttggagcagcctgccaAGCGGGACAGGGCAAGGACCCCGGGCGCggggcagcagccccaggagccgggtgagcagctgcctgcaaaGGAGCCGCTGCAGGACACCACCAGCGGCTCCCAAGCTGATGTGGCTGCCGACGAGAGGCAGCTGACAGAGAAGGTGGAAACCgaagagagcagcagctccgAG GACACATCTGTCTACCAGGATCTCGTTGAGGAGATTAGCCAGATGAAGGAGGCACAGTCCCACATGCAAGAGGAAATCTGCATGATCCGGGAGGCACTTGGCttg GGGAACCTCCAGGACGCTGCCAACCGCCTGCCAGGCATCTGCGACCTAAGGACTCTGGCCAGTGATGTG caaatgctgaaggaaaggCTGGGCCTGTACCCGGCCCCCGAGGAGGTGAACAACATGGTGCACTGGGAGGTGCTGGAGGATTGCCTGGTGGGCAGCAAAGGAGAACAAGGAAGAGATGGAGGAAGACCAAGAGGAGGACAAGAAGGAGGCCAGGCTGCCCCTACCAAGCCTCCCACTTCAGATGTGGACACCGCACATGGGGCAACCTCAGTCCTGGGGCTGAAGGATTCAGGGACAGCTCTAACAGCCCCTAAGCAGCAGGCACGCGTTCCCTCAGATCAGAGGAGGGATGCTAGCACCACAGCGAAGATGCAGGCAGTGTCTCAGGACACCCAGACCACCACCTTGGGGACACAGCCAACACAGCCAGAGTCCACGGGCACCCAGACCACCACCCTGGGGACACAGCCGGAGTCTACCAGCGCTGAGACCACCATCTCAGGggagcagcccagcacacagcttgCCCAGGCAGGCCCCCTGACAGCAGGGACTCTCTTGCCGACAGCCCAGGGATTTGAGATCCCACTCGGCACTGATTGCAGGGCCATGTCCCACTCGCAAGAGCTGGCCTTGCCCTCGGGCTCCAGCAGTGCCTACGACAACGCCTACAAGTGCTACATGGAGACGGTGGAGGCTCTCCAGCAGATCGGGCAACTCAGACACCTCTATGCTGCCCTGAACGAGCAGGTGGCCCAGCTGGAAGCCACCAAATCGGACCGGACCGAACTGGAGAAGCTGCGCCTGCTCCTCCAGGAGGGAG GCCAGGAGACCATTGCCAACATGCTGGGTGACCTCCAGGGCCAGGTGTCCTCCCTGCAGGGCTTGGCCAGGGACCTGCAGGGCTTGGCCAGGGACCTGCAGGGCCTGGCCAGGGACCTGCAGGGTGAGAAGGGAAAG ATCAGGAAGCTGGAGAATGCCGTTGGCAAACTGGAGGCTGCTAGAGCCAGCTGGCAAATGGATCGCAGCAACCAGCTCGGCCTGCCATTGGG GTCCACACCACAGGAGGTAAAGTGGGACTTGAAGGatctggcagagcagcagcaaataaGCAAGGCTGCACTGGATCAGTTGGTGACCGAGACGGCcgaggaggagcaggagcag ctggaaaagctgaGGGTGATGAAGAGCacggggcaggaggaggcagtaTGCCCCATCTGCAGCAGTGACACCAGCACGCGTTTGGGGAAGCTCCTGCGGCGCTatgagaagctgcaggaggtggtggaCTCCCTCATGTCGAGCAGGAAGATGGGCAACGTGGTGAGGCAGCTGCCAGGGAGGAGCCAG CAGGACCAGGAGGTGCTGAAGCGCATCCAGGCTGCCATCCTGCAGGTGCAAGGGGAGTATGAAAAGCTCAGCTCTGTCACGGGGAACCTCCTGGATGACAGTCgccagcagcagaaagatatTGAG GGTCTGTTCCAGTCCATGGAgaggctggagaaggagaaagcagacaAAGAGGACCTGGAGCTGGGAATGGATGAG AAAGCAGACAAAGGCGCCTTGGCCAGCAAAGTCAGTCGCGCCCAATTTGAGGCgagcctggagctgctgaacGAGAGAAACCAGGAGGTGCTGAGCCGGGTGACGggccaggagcaggggctgcacGAGATCCAGCAGCAGCTGCGGGAGGAGATGGCCTCCAAG ctggaCCGCCTGGAGCTGGGGCcgttccagcagcagctggatgaACATTGGAAGAGCAGCCTCGAGCAGCTCAAGGAGACGACACCACCAGTGGAAGCTGATGATGCAGCTGGGATTAGGAA gcagctgctcgCTGATTTCCAGTGCCTGTCTTGTGACAGGCAACTCAGCATGCGGGTTCCTGGCTC GCCCATACCACCCATCCCGCCCCTGCCACCACTGGTCCCTCACATCACTGGACAATCCCACCCTGTCCTCAGGATGGAGCAAACCCAAAG GGAGCGGATGGCTGCATGCAGGTACCCCACCGTGCCACGGCAGTGTGGGGGCCAGCATACCGTCACGCACCCTCTGCAGCGCAGCTTGCGCCTCCAGCCTGTCCAGCCCAGCACCCCGCAGGCACTCCAGCCTTCCACCCTGCTCCCAAGCAAG catGACAACAAGTTAGAGCTGTTGGGCCAGGACAGCCGCTGGGCTGACCCCTGCCCCTCAGCCCCGGGCACCACTGCCCCACTGGAACACAGGTCAGCCTCATCCCATGGCCACCTTGTCCAAGTACAGCGGCccctcccatccctccaggcCCGCAGGATGGATGCAGCAACCCGGCAGCCAGGCAGGACTGGGGGTCACCGCCTGAATCTCAGCGCCCCGGCGCCCCAGCAGGCGAAGAAGTAG
- the QRICH2 gene encoding glutamine-rich protein 2 isoform X2, with amino-acid sequence MALLSLTQLLDAAIGTPDVAAVNFRALRNLLQAMLGHLGLQDRSARGLEQPAKRDRARTPGAGQQPQEPGEQLPAKEPLQDTTSGSQADVAADERQLTEKVETEESSSSEDTSVYQDLVEEISQMKEAQSHMQEEICMIREALGLGNLQDAANRLPGICDLRTLASDVQMLKERLGLYPAPEEVNNMVHWEVLEDCLVGSKGEQGRDGGRPRGGQEGGQAAPTKPPTSDVDTAHGATSVLGLKDSGTALTAPKQQARVPSDQRRDASTTAKMQAVSQDTQTTTLGTQPTQPESTGTQTTTLGTQPESTSAETTISGEQPSTQLAQAGPLTAGTLLPTAQGFEIPLGTDCRAMSHSQELALPSGSSSAYDNAYKCYMETVEALQQIGQLRHLYAALNEQVAQLEATKSDRTELEKLRLLLQEGGQETIANMLGDLQGQVSSLQGLARDLQGLARDLQGLARDLQGEKGKIRKLENAVGKLEAARASWQMDRSNQLGLPLGSTPQEVKWDLKDLAEQQQISKAALDQLVTETAEEEQEQLEKLRVMKSTGQEEAVCPICSSDTSTRLGKLLRRYEKLQEVVDSLMSSRKMGNVVRQLPGRSQDQEVLKRIQAAILQVQGEYEKLSSVTGNLLDDSRQQQKDIEGLFQSMERLEKEKADKEDLELGMDEKADKGALASKVSRAQFEASLELLNERNQEVLSRVTGQEQGLHEIQQQLREEMASKLDRLELGPFQQQLDEHWKSSLEQLKETTPPVEADDAAGIRKQLLADFQCLSCDRQLSMRVPGSPIPPIPPLPPLVPHITGQSHPVLRMEQTQRERMAACRYPTVPRQCGGQHTVTHPLQRSLRLQPVQPSTPQALQPSTLLPSKHDNKLELLGQDSRWADPCPSAPGTTAPLEHRSASSHGHLVQVQRPLPSLQARRMDAATRQPGRTGGHRLNLSAPAPQQAKK; translated from the exons ATGGCTCTACTCAGTTTGACCCAGCTGCTGGACGCCGCCATCGGGACGCCCGATGTCGCGGCCGTGAACTTCAGAGCGCTGCGCAACCTGCTGCAGGCCATGCTGGGGCACCTGGGCCTGCAGGACCGCTCCGcccggggcttggagcagcctgccaAGCGGGACAGGGCAAGGACCCCGGGCGCggggcagcagccccaggagccgggtgagcagctgcctgcaaaGGAGCCGCTGCAGGACACCACCAGCGGCTCCCAAGCTGATGTGGCTGCCGACGAGAGGCAGCTGACAGAGAAGGTGGAAACCgaagagagcagcagctccgAG GACACATCTGTCTACCAGGATCTCGTTGAGGAGATTAGCCAGATGAAGGAGGCACAGTCCCACATGCAAGAGGAAATCTGCATGATCCGGGAGGCACTTGGCttg GGGAACCTCCAGGACGCTGCCAACCGCCTGCCAGGCATCTGCGACCTAAGGACTCTGGCCAGTGATGTG caaatgctgaaggaaaggCTGGGCCTGTACCCGGCCCCCGAGGAGGTGAACAACATGGTGCACTGGGAGGTGCTGGAGGATTGCCTGGTGGGCAGCAAAGGAGAACAAGGAAGAGATGGAGGAAGACCAAGAGGAGGACAAGAAGGAGGCCAGGCTGCCCCTACCAAGCCTCCCACTTCAGATGTGGACACCGCACATGGGGCAACCTCAGTCCTGGGGCTGAAGGATTCAGGGACAGCTCTAACAGCCCCTAAGCAGCAGGCACGCGTTCCCTCAGATCAGAGGAGGGATGCTAGCACCACAGCGAAGATGCAGGCAGTGTCTCAGGACACCCAGACCACCACCTTGGGGACACAGCCAACACAGCCAGAGTCCACGGGCACCCAGACCACCACCCTGGGGACACAGCCGGAGTCTACCAGCGCTGAGACCACCATCTCAGGggagcagcccagcacacagcttgCCCAGGCAGGCCCCCTGACAGCAGGGACTCTCTTGCCGACAGCCCAGGGATTTGAGATCCCACTCGGCACTGATTGCAGGGCCATGTCCCACTCGCAAGAGCTGGCCTTGCCCTCGGGCTCCAGCAGTGCCTACGACAACGCCTACAAGTGCTACATGGAGACGGTGGAGGCTCTCCAGCAGATCGGGCAACTCAGACACCTCTATGCTGCCCTGAACGAGCAGGTGGCCCAGCTGGAAGCCACCAAATCGGACCGGACCGAACTGGAGAAGCTGCGCCTGCTCCTCCAGGAGGGAG GCCAGGAGACCATTGCCAACATGCTGGGTGACCTCCAGGGCCAGGTGTCCTCCCTGCAGGGCTTGGCCAGGGACCTGCAGGGCTTGGCCAGGGACCTGCAGGGCCTGGCCAGGGACCTGCAGGGTGAGAAGGGAAAG ATCAGGAAGCTGGAGAATGCCGTTGGCAAACTGGAGGCTGCTAGAGCCAGCTGGCAAATGGATCGCAGCAACCAGCTCGGCCTGCCATTGGG GTCCACACCACAGGAGGTAAAGTGGGACTTGAAGGatctggcagagcagcagcaaataaGCAAGGCTGCACTGGATCAGTTGGTGACCGAGACGGCcgaggaggagcaggagcag ctggaaaagctgaGGGTGATGAAGAGCacggggcaggaggaggcagtaTGCCCCATCTGCAGCAGTGACACCAGCACGCGTTTGGGGAAGCTCCTGCGGCGCTatgagaagctgcaggaggtggtggaCTCCCTCATGTCGAGCAGGAAGATGGGCAACGTGGTGAGGCAGCTGCCAGGGAGGAGCCAG GACCAGGAGGTGCTGAAGCGCATCCAGGCTGCCATCCTGCAGGTGCAAGGGGAGTATGAAAAGCTCAGCTCTGTCACGGGGAACCTCCTGGATGACAGTCgccagcagcagaaagatatTGAG GGTCTGTTCCAGTCCATGGAgaggctggagaaggagaaagcagacaAAGAGGACCTGGAGCTGGGAATGGATGAG AAAGCAGACAAAGGCGCCTTGGCCAGCAAAGTCAGTCGCGCCCAATTTGAGGCgagcctggagctgctgaacGAGAGAAACCAGGAGGTGCTGAGCCGGGTGACGggccaggagcaggggctgcacGAGATCCAGCAGCAGCTGCGGGAGGAGATGGCCTCCAAG ctggaCCGCCTGGAGCTGGGGCcgttccagcagcagctggatgaACATTGGAAGAGCAGCCTCGAGCAGCTCAAGGAGACGACACCACCAGTGGAAGCTGATGATGCAGCTGGGATTAGGAA gcagctgctcgCTGATTTCCAGTGCCTGTCTTGTGACAGGCAACTCAGCATGCGGGTTCCTGGCTC GCCCATACCACCCATCCCGCCCCTGCCACCACTGGTCCCTCACATCACTGGACAATCCCACCCTGTCCTCAGGATGGAGCAAACCCAAAG GGAGCGGATGGCTGCATGCAGGTACCCCACCGTGCCACGGCAGTGTGGGGGCCAGCATACCGTCACGCACCCTCTGCAGCGCAGCTTGCGCCTCCAGCCTGTCCAGCCCAGCACCCCGCAGGCACTCCAGCCTTCCACCCTGCTCCCAAGCAAG catGACAACAAGTTAGAGCTGTTGGGCCAGGACAGCCGCTGGGCTGACCCCTGCCCCTCAGCCCCGGGCACCACTGCCCCACTGGAACACAGGTCAGCCTCATCCCATGGCCACCTTGTCCAAGTACAGCGGCccctcccatccctccaggcCCGCAGGATGGATGCAGCAACCCGGCAGCCAGGCAGGACTGGGGGTCACCGCCTGAATCTCAGCGCCCCGGCGCCCCAGCAGGCGAAGAAGTAG